The DNA sequence ACTTAGGCAGTAAAAAAAAGACATAGTGTAAGTCGGGATAGCTTGACCAATGTTTCCAATCAAAACTATTTTAAATGCCCTAGATTTCGGTTTCTTTTGCCAAGCTTGAATTCTTTTACTTGCCCTATCCATCAAAAAGACAAACACACGCTTCTTCAAACGACCTACTAATGAAGGTAGCCCAAGATAATTCATATTGGCGGTACCATTATGAACACCAAGGATCCCTAAGAGTTCCAGCTGCTTAGCATGGCTAACATTTGTATTGTAAATTATCCCAGATTTTTGATAGTTAACAGACTGCCCAGAATGATGTTCATACTCTAACAACACCTCCTTCACAGTAGTGGCCTCCTCGGTAGAACCTCTGAAAAATAAGATGTTGTCATATGCAAACGTAAGCGTGATATTGTATGAGATGACGAGCTAATTTTGCAACAATGAATAATTTCAGCCTCAATAAGTCCAAAGAATTTTAGAGCTTCAACCCATAAAATGAAGAGATAAGGAGATATAATATCCCCTTGTCTTAAGCCTCGTTTCGGAAACACTAGACCCACCATAGATTTTTTAATGCAAAATTGATAACAAACTATTTTAACACAAAGAAGCATCTAATCAATCCATTTCTTGGAGAAATTTAAAAGTTCCATTCTCTACTGCAAATAGTTCTAACTCGCGCATTCATACGCCTTACTAATATCCAACTTTGAGAGTTATTTCTCATATACTCCGTCTATTCTTCAGCCTCATATAGTGGATCATCTCGAATTTAATAAGTACATTATCTGTTATACTCATTTCATGAACAAAGGCTGATTGGTTGTCTGAAATCACATCAGGAAGTGCtgttttaaatttgtttgcTAGAACTTTTGCCAATATTTTATACAGGGCATTGCACAAAGCTATTGGCTTGAGATCCCTCATTTTTACTGTGGGTTCCTTCTTTAGTATTAGTACAACATTTGTATCATTGAGCTCTTAGGAAAGGTATTAGTGTCCAACCAACTCTTGCAAtagtgatataattttttgcCCATCGGCTTCCAAAAACTCTGGAAGAAATGCAGGATTCAAACCATCAGGCCTCGACGCTATGTCGGGGTGCATCTGTTTGATAGCTACAGGAAATTCCTCGAAGGTTAATTCCTCAGTCAGTTACAAGTTTTGATCATCTGTGATCTTACGTACATTGTCTAAAGGAGCAATGTGTCCTTCCTCAACTTCACATGcaaatagattttaaaaatatctataCACAATATCACACATTCTTGTTTGGTCAACCACACGCACTTCATTTTCATCAATCAGATACTCAATACGATTTGACTTTTTTCTGGCAAAGGAACTAATGTGAAAATATTTTGTGTTTTCGTCACATTCATTCAACCAAAAGAGTTTAGCTCTTTGCTTCCAGTATTATTCTTCTTGAGCCAGCAAATTGTTATGAGTGTCTCTAGCTTGCAAGTAATTTTTCATGTTAATTATTTTCATCAGTCATGTCCACCAAACTATCCATAAGATGCttctgttattttattttgtctctaaatttatgaaaaaatgttCTACCCCAACTTGCCATAAAGGAGACACCTCTATAAGCTTGgggagcatatatatatatgagaagaagGAATATTAGACCAGGCCTTAGTCATAGTATCAACAAATTTTGACTCCTTGAGCCAAATGTTCTCGAACCAAAATCTGAATTTATGCTTTAAGATCTCCATTTAcaataacttaaaaaaaatggttCGTGGTCTGATCATGGTGTATGCATGACTGTGAGCTTACATAAATGGGATTTTGTCCACCAGCTTGCATTAGCGAAAGCCCTATCTAGTCTTTCCCTAAGCCATGCATTTGTGCCTTTACTATTTTCTCATGTAAATTTACCACCACATAACTCTAATTCTGAGAGGTGACAATCATAAATAGCATTGTGGAAACCATTCATCAAACTCTGTGGATGGGGAGTATTGCCTCTATAATGCACCCGGGCAAGGGAGAAAGATTTGCTAAACTGCATATGAGATTCCATGATTTTCGTCTTCTTTCACATTCAGGACAACTATGGAAACATGTCAAACACCAAGAAGCCACATTATTTTCTAACATTGCAGCATCAATAAGATTACAGGAGTAATTAAGGGTGGTATATTCGAATGggattttaaagaattttttttcattcttgaaatctgagggtattcaattaggaCTGTTtagaatccattaaaatcttggggtattcaattaggattttaaattatgctataaaatctGGCGGTATTCTATCAGGAAttcaaattatgcttaaaaatcagatggtattcaattgggattgtttaaaatccattataaTACGATCGTATTCATTTGcttatggatttttttggatttgataaaatgatggattttgtgggatttttcagtgtattttaagttttttgaaatcccaccaaaatccatgagaatttgaagtattgtgcttaaatcctaaagaatatatatatatatatatatatatatatatatatatatatatatatatatatatcaacttcgcaacattttatcaagaatctgcacaaaatcaaaatcacatacaatccattaaaatcccaatcaaaTACACCTCCTTAAGAATTTCAcatgaaaaaaatttctttcttaGAACAGCAAGCCCACGACTTCTTCCTATTCTATCCTTAAGAACTCGAACTATTCGAGATGACCTAAGTCCTCAACAGTTCCAACTAAGACAACTCATTTTAAATGGATAGCTTGCTTTGCAAGTGTCGTCAAAAAATTGGGGAAGAACCTGTGTTATTAAGATGAGAAAACCCAAATTCAATGTTCACCATATTTGCATCCTGGACACTATCGATAGTGACACCATTTTCACTTCTCTGTCTTTTCCTCCTCAAGCATAAGCCCATTAAGCTCATCCCCCTCAGGCCCAATAGGAataatacaagataaatttcTTTACTAAGAATTTGAATTGTTTCATACTGTAAAAAATTGTACCACGTGTACTACATGATCACCTATATTATCGCCATCATTAACAATCAAATCTCCTTATTGCATTTTTTCTTGGAACAATTTACCCAAGATTTGGTCATTTACTCCGCCCTTACCATCTTTGTTCCTCCACTAGCCGTCGTTCTCCTCCCTCAACCACTTGCTCTTTCCACTTGCACCCCCTGTGCGGTGGAGCACGAAGCCAGCTTCCCCACTCCCTGTCCTTGGAAATAGAGGCATCATCACCTTCAAATTTCTTCTGACTTAAAAAGACGTACTTATTATGATGAAAGTTAATTTGAGACAAATCAAGAGTATTCATTAAAAGATACCACATGATTAATgtcaatttaaatttaaaaataaactactacctaaaaattagtcaatcacCACAAATAATTGATTCAAAAAGGTGACTAATGTTGCCATCGTCACAACACTGTTAATCACCGCTAAACCACCAATACCATCGTTCTACCGGTCTTAATTAATAAGAGATTAGATCGTGGCTCTAAATCAAAACAACACTTACAAAGATCAAAACGTATAGAATAATACTAGATGAATCAGAGCCGCATTCTAATTCACAACACATACAAGTATTCAGCGtacttacaaaatatatataaaaagatccAACAAGAAAGAAGAATGCAATAGAAGAACGTACCGTAATAGAAGAAATACCGGGAGAGAAAAGGAAAAATGTGCTTAAACTAATCCGGACTTTTTAAACGGTatgcttcatatatatttttcaaaaagataTGTATGTATTAGGGAAAGAGAGGGGAGAGAGGGGAGATGagcaatttataataaaatttatgaaataactGACCGCACATTACATATTCCTGTCTTTTAAGTATAAAATTGTATTGTTTTCATTTGAGTAATCATTTGTGTTTTAAGTGAgctattttaacatattttacaTGAGTAATTTTTCTTTTAGTTGTAAGTAATAAAAGAATGTAAGTTagaatatttagaattttattttactaTTAAATTTTGTTCAATGAATcatgataatattataattcacaaAATTCTCGAATCTGAACCGACTTACACGGATAAACTGTTCAGTTTGGTTAGTTTGCAGATAGCGCGGGTTattgtgaaattttaaataatcgtAATTACGTAGTTTGGTttcaatttgattataaatcCGAATCAAATTGAAACGTGATCACCCTAAACTCATGATATACAGTGAAGgacgaaaaatataaaaatctttaAAGATATAGACCAACATGTTAAAAACCAACATATAATTTTTgcaatattttgtaaaaagtGAATGATATTTAGGCAATATAATTTAGACTAAACCTAGACATCAATGTATATCATAAAAATGACTAGACAGAGTCCctaataatatacaaatatgtaaaaatggagaaatgattttaaattattacttttgtttttaatataatacatatacaCACGTTATTGTTGcttctattattatttttgtatgtCCACAACATTAgctatataaaatacatatatatactctaAGCTAACTATAGGAGTATAGCATGATTTTAGATTTGGTATGAGACATCATGTTTCTTAATTCATGTATCAACTAACTATCTTATTGCAGAAACCAAGTATATGCCCGATGAGCATTCGAACCAAGGATGAGAAacgtaatatattttttgttgcaGAGATTAGGCATGAAAGCATGGTAAATGAATTCATCTGGTGTGACACTATGGTGCAACTTCGAAAATCATATAAAgttgtgtaattatatatagttacaaggagaaattataattttcaagtttttgatAGGAGATGCATCATATTTGCAGCTACAGCTTTTCTTTTCTATAGTAGCAATTTGACGCAAATGTTATGTTACGACTGTCCTGTTTATCTTCAACGGAGTACTCTTACAGTCTAAACAATACACTTCAGTTGAATACCATTTAGATATAAGTTAGAGCATGATCTAATACAGTTGAGTAGTTATAATCCGATGAGATACAACGAATCACTGAGAAAGAAAAGATGAGCAACAATAACCATTTTACCAGATGATAAGATCCTAAACAACTCCAACAGTTATGAAAATCTAAACACTCTTGCAGCGTATTAGTCACGATGACATATAACCAAAAATAGATACTTAATTAGAAACAAATACAAACAAAGGTATGAAGTTTAATGCAACTGGATGAATAGACAAGACACACCAGATCAGAACAAGTTACTACTCTGATGAAGATTGTTCAACCATGTTTCTAAAAATTCAGAAAGTTTGGCAGATAGATCCCACCTCTGTTTTTCAATCTTTTCCGCTCTCTCTCTAAATTCTTTGAGGTTTTGATTCCAGAGGTCTTCATAGTTTCAGAAAGTTGTTTCCATTTCCTGTAATGCAATTTCCCTGCTGATTCGGTGATTAATCAGTGATTCGCGAGAATCCCTGGCGAATTTCCGAATGTCTACAACAGATCCAGTTCGTCTTGCTTCATCTTCTCCTGCAGATGACCTTTCACCAGGATGGATCTTTCCATCCAGAACACCAATGACTTTCCTGAAATTTAAAGAAGAGCATGAATGGACACCGTCAAACTACTTCTCTTTAAGACTCTAATATGCACGTATTAGAAAGTAGAAAAACAACAATTAGAATGGAATTGGAAGGTTACCCATATTGTTCCTCCAGGAATAGCCCGTGTGTAAGAAAATCAGCTTGTCTATCTGTCATGCTCTTACACATCAACTCGAAATCAGCCTTTGCCCCGCGGAGGTCTTTGTTTAGTTTGTCAGAATCGTTGGTGAGTTTTGTTaattcaacagccaagtcaCTTTTAACAAGTTCAAAGTGCTTCCTCTTGATACCTTTTAGCTGTTCCATGAATATGGAAGTGTATGAGAGACCTTTCAGTTTTCCTTATGTGATAGTGTCTTATGCTATAATCAGGTTATATAATGATGGTTGTGGCTTCCCAAGATCCATTGTGCACGATTTTGCATAATAATTGTCCACTACATGGGTCTGAACTGCAAATTCTCAAGTAATTGTTCAAATTCCACGCACGTCCAAAATTTTTGTTATATGTACCATTATAAATTATAGGAcatgttttttgaaaattatattcacatttttaaaaaatgtttaattgtattattattaattaaaggagagctgttttaaaaattatggagatatgttataaaatttcaaatttgtgtAAACAAATATTTACATAATGATGCAGTTGGACATCGATTCTACTTCACACTAaagcttgaattttttttacatctttTTTACATATCAATAAtccaataaaaaatatataaattgaaacTATATATTTGTagtcttaatattttaatgacaacataaaataattagatATCTCTACGTAGTCTTAATATATCATGTAATTTCGAAATGATTGTCTGCATATTGGAATACTTAAATATATAGAAGATCGAGCATTAACCGAGAAATGTTTAGAATTCTAAATTATTCCGTATTAAAGAAAGTATATATGTAAAGgaagtaaatatatattttaaattaaatatatatttctaaactaaatatatatttactaaattatataatttaaatatataatttaaatcaaattaaatatatgtggCCTTCACATTCATCTTGGTGTTACACAATATATTTTACTTTCCTAATTAGATATCTATTTTTAGTCTGGAGCTATTGTGTAGCTCTGAGATGATTAACAGTGTCTACCAAAATGACTCTTTTAAGTTCCTCCCAAATACATGGCCTggatgtttatttgtttttattgaatataaaacatactattttttcaattttgattACCAGAATATGGAAAGTATATATAAAGATCTAATTGtgtaacttatatataaaatatatatttaaattatattacacACAAAATGTATTTTGTATATACTTGAGAATTGGAGATTGATTCTATCTCACATTAAAGCTTCAGTTTATATTAGTGCAAAATTTAATGTACACATCTGCAAATGGATGCACAGTCctgcatatatttttaaatgaacAGCTAAACCACCATAGGATTGGATGAAATAAATTGAAAAGAGTACAAGCAACTATATATTGAGAGTGCAAAATCAGCCATCAATCAGCTCCCTTCAGAACTAGACAGATGGGCTCTAAGTACTCATTTAAACGCCATAAGCATCTAAGTCTTACCACATTGCAGTCGCAGCACTGAATACAAatttaatgataaattatagCAAGCATTTGTCTGACAATCATCAAAGAGGTAAATAGAATAGAAAACAGTTACATATAGTATCAATAAAAGATGCATGGATATATTGTGTCTAATCCACCCTGAAAACAACTCTATCAGTATCATCTGTCATCCGGAAAGTGATCTTTTGGTTCTGCGACAAGTTGTTCCCATCACGGAATTGATTCCATCCTCTCGAGAACTCTGTTGTTCATCACTATTCCGACATTCCAAGAACCTCTGACCGTCTGTAGAGTTATGTCTTCTCCTGATTGCCATTCACGGAGGCCAGGCTTCACAGTTCTGGGTATGTGCTGCACAAGAGTTGACACATCATAAGCCTTTACTCTAATAATTAACTTATTCATTCAACAGTGTTCAAAACCTAAACATTAGTACCACTCCGTGGCATGAACCGTGTACGTTTGACCAACTCAGTACTCTCTCAAACGAGACAGGAACATCTTCAGGTCCATTGTCTCCTTGATTCGGCTGCACTCCCTGCTTAGCTACTAAGGCATCTAGGATTCATTTCAAACATTAATATGTAAATGTGTACCGCGGTGTTGAGAATCATACGTTTTGTGTGTTACACTAATTACACTTAGTTTGTATGTTTATTGTATACAGTATATATTGTATGCCACGAAATAACTAACCGATGTCAGGCTCTTCTTCAATGCCAGAATCAGCAGACAAACTGGAGTCTGCAAAGATTAGTTTTTAATAGAGCATCAAATAAATTTGGTCAAGGACATCATGAGAAATTAGAATGCATGATCAGTGTTTCTTATTGCTTACCAGTTTCGATAATCTCCCTTTCAAGCAAATTTTCAACttttgaagtattaaatattgCTAGATCAAATCTTCCATTCCCGCGATAAGTGAAGAATAATATATCAAACGCCTCCACAATAAAATCTTCAGTTATTGACACAAGTCCATGTATACAGTTATCCTCACTTGAAAACCTACCCTGGTATTCAACTCCATTAGCGAGACACACTACCACAGATTCCGAAATTATTGGCTTGAACAGTTCCAAGAATCCAGGTGCAATTGgctgacaattttttttttttgtgttattCCCAAAATGATATGTATAAAACCAATGTATAATTCATGTGCTTTGTGTAAATATAACTTACAAGCGAATGGTCCAGGAATAGGAGGCCTGCTGCAAATGCAAGGAATTTCCACCTGATCCCTCCAACCTTATTTGTTTGTATGTAAAGAACATAAAGTGACTTCAATGAAGATACAAGGAAATGTGTAAAAGTGCTATACATAATGTAAAATGGTTGTGCTGCATATAATCTTAGCATCGGTAAAGGTCTTTGTCCAGTATTCATATAAAACAGTGCTTGACAAAGTTGTGATCACAACTGCAGAAAGctaaacaatttcaaatacaaATCGAAAAGGATTAATAATGCAGAAATAACACGTCTAACAAATTTTGATCACACTGATAATGGTTTTGGATATGTTAAAAAGTCATCAGGATTTAGGAATATTTTTTCTAATCATGTAATATTGGAAAATGTAAGCTTTTCgcaatcattaatatatatatggatcACACCATTTATTCACATGGATTCCTTAAGTAATAGCTATGCTAATTAAATTACTGgattataattaaaatgttaaCTAACTTAAGTGAAGTTGCAAGTAATAGAAGTCGTCTTAATCTAATAAGATAGGTCAATGTAGTAAGAAGTTAGTGTGTAAAGCCACTGGATATTACCTTGCCACATGACTGGAGACCTAGCAACACATCTGTTTTTTCCATATTCGATTTCAGTAGAACCGTGGCCAATAACAACAACTGAGAATATGCCGTTTCCCTTATAGGCCATTACTAGGAAAAATCCAGACTCCCTTCCGAGTTCAAGATACAAAGGATCCAGATGGGTGAGTCTCTTGGAATCCCTTCTATAGTGGACATGTACCACGCGCCCGTTTGGAAACTGAATTTTCACATTGTTTGGAATTTTTTCTCCAACAGCGGTAAGAAATTCATCCGGGATATCCTGTATTCGACTCATCGGACATTAATCAAACCATTTTAAGCATAAAACAATCGGTTTGTATTTTACGCAATTTGTACTAAATTAGGTAAGTTTTTAGGTTAAGGTTGTCCGAGAACTAACCATGACAGGGGTTTGGTTTGGAGGACCATTGGTCAACAGGATGAATCTCGGATATTTCAGTGGAAAAATGCCTTTCTTCTGCACACAAGGAACAATTGATAATTTTAACAAATCCATAATTAGACATTCCAACCAATCCTACAAACTACCGAGAATACAAAACAATCACATCGAAACATATATACTTCGAAAAATTAACACCTGAAAATAAAAAGTGGATTACTGTGTTTTTCAAACCAGTTGTGATCGCACGAAACAGGGATCATATGCAGTTAAAACATGATACGATCATAATACGAAACAAAGATGCAGTTAATTTGAGACAGATGATTACCTCCATTACCCCAAAAATTTCTAGCAGTACGCGGTTGTAGACAGCAGAGAGTTGGGTTTTCACCGAGCAGTGAAACTGCAACCGCGTTAATTGGACTTAAATGTGTAACGGTGGCTGTCGACCTTGGCTTCTTATATGGTTACTGTATGAGTTTTAGATAGTTAACATGTATAATGTTTATttatgtaacatctgggattatccgtgtaattatttggatgattaatgaatattatatgaatattatgtgaatttctgtgaattaattggttcctgttctattaatttagttacgtatttctgattaaatttgaggaataccaatttttatatgctcagtacgaaatatagtttatttagatattttcatatcgatttatgtattgtcgtatgattttatatttgatttatggatttaattacgtatattatatttaattattaattgttttgattttacgaaaaccgtcaacctgtaacggtaccgagattttacttcccgaaaatttcaacaaaattcacctttagcctaatttgaatattccggacacttttcatgttttgactttttcgatccggagtacggtttgttccggagccggtccggcggagtttttcggtattttaaattatcgataattatctggttgtctcgatctACGTGAaaccagatattttgattattatattatttcttatcTCGTAATAAGTGCAAacgggacccgcatactaatgactgattaaaaagccccgttttgatagttatcttgaaaaccggtaccgattggacccgttttattaatataaagctattaaacatggtattttcgtgtcatatatgatccagaggggtattaattatttgtaaatataaatagcctTAACCGTACTTTAATTCATTGGGGAAATCATAATCTCAGTTAAACACGGGTTTAtcgagagagtgttcttcgtgttcttgagattcaaacgaagatttggaagcgttatcggactcagattTCAGTGTTCAAGTatccaaatcgaaggttttgaggagTAGAAGCTGATTTTGTCATCAAAAACGTCCAGAGATTAACAGGTGAGGAGGAATTAAgggtttttaattcgaaattaaTTAGCTTAAATTGGGACTGTTTGATTTTGATGagttttgattgttttgatgattgtatgttgtagagaaTTGAATGGTGAGCATTTCCatatatcatatgcttgatttggagttcGATAACATGTACAAATTAAGGTTTAATTTTCgagttagggtttaggctcgtaTGAATGTTCTTAATTGGATATTGGGTATTTCTTATTTGTTGATTCTGGGGATGATTGGTTGGTACCATTAGGAAGAGCATTTGAAGAGGAATCTATTCATGTCTTTAAATCGTGTGTTGGAGCTCGAAATCGAGCTAATCGGAAAGTTAAAATAACTCGCCACCGGCGAACTTCGGAGGGATTTTCCGGCCACCACACGCATCCATCATAAAAACTGAAGCCACCAACGTGTTCCTCGTGTAGAGAGCTTCAAATCTGCACCTTGGTGTTGAGTTTGGAGCTCTGTATCGATTTTCCGGCGGAAATCCGGTGAAGATCGCCGAAGATGGTGACCGGAGGGGTCAAATTGCAATTTGACCCCCGAACTTCTGAAAACGTTGCAAACGGCCCCCTGTAGTTCCTGATTTGTCAATTTAGTCACCCCTGAAACTTTGCAAATCCTCATTTCGAACCCTGAAGTTTCAAAACTTCTAAAactgttttatattaattttaatttatttttaaatttcgaaaatcatttattttaatttcaaaaatagtttttaattatttattaattcaaaaataattctgatttaatttattaattaattttaattagtaattaattattataattagtcaattaatttaaatattaattgattaattgttttaattaattattaattaattttaattgatttgttaattagatttaattatttttaaatgattttaaaattccgaaaaatagtttcgagctttgaaatattattctaaaatatgtttgaagctcgttaattgatttcaaatgatttcggacttgatttcgagtatccaaagTTGatcgtttatttataaaatgattctctgacccgttttaattccgaaaaatgtttcaaaatccatatcaaatgccagaaaactccttttgacttcaaaccttctttgaaagataaattttattgaatatcttatttgatatgtgttatgtgatatcTGATTGATGTGTTACATGTCTATGTGAACCTtatatgattgtttttgacatatattttaatctgtaaatcggatttgggtaaaacgaagggtagatagaaactcgttgcgaaggtgtgataataagaagagtatgagatcatatactgataaagaattgttgtgattagcagagaGGCGAGACGTAAAAGGGGAAAGCAAGTGGTaatagagtagtatagcgagcaagcgtaattgaaacttgagatcagctatataaggcaagttccctgaGACTTTCCTCCAATTATATActgtatctgttgtgattatttagcGAGCTTTCTAATTAAGCCCTGTGATCTATTGAATTATAGCATGGATTATTTATTCTAGTGATTTTTGAAACTTCAACCAGATtccttgaattataatatggaTTAATTactttattgattcttgaacctttgacccgattctttgatacctgctacgaaacctatttcaattgtaaacctttaattttttttttaaacttctaaatgattaccataagAACCTCATTTCATTTCAAGAACATACCCTTGATACCTCAACCAATTTGTCAATCTCATATCCTTCAGACCTTAACCAGTTGATCAACACCAAATAACGTCTGTTATAACATATACCTTACAGTTGtttgattctttccataaactcaAGTTTATTGATCTTAAAagcattcatttatacttggatcctttttgtgaacctagaaTCCTTCTTCATATAAACACTAAACTTTGATATGCTTTGCCATTCAATTATGCGATATCTGATTCTTTGATAAACCCTGAAGATATTTCTCATTCCTCCTTTGAGATACATCTGAGAAACTTTGAATAGTagtctgcttctgcttcaaaatttatttatgatgttggtgtttctattttattgaataatattgttgatcatcttgattgtgatagaattggatagttttctaaacttggaccaaatgagtggtcaga is a window from the Daucus carota subsp. sativus chromosome 8, DH1 v3.0, whole genome shotgun sequence genome containing:
- the LOC135148196 gene encoding uncharacterized protein LOC135148196, whose product is MEKKGIFPLKYPRFILLTNGPPNQTPVMDIPDEFLTAVGEKIPNNVKIQFPNGRVVHVHYRRDSKRLTHLDPLYLELGRESGFFLVMAYKGNGIFSVVVIGHGSTEIEYGKNRCVARSPVMWQGNIQWLYTLTSYYIDLSY